One stretch of Roseimicrobium sp. ORNL1 DNA includes these proteins:
- a CDS encoding BatA and WFA domain-containing protein, giving the protein MSLLAPAFLWTLVALAPLAAIYFLKVRPRKKPVTAYFLWQKIFTEKKASALFKRLRDVLSLILMALAFAAVAFALAEPDFAGDERKDLLIVVDHSASMSAKEGTSTRLEQAKAKAKALITGLNGTQRAAVATFANGTEMRAHPTRHRKSLLDAVDAIGPTELPSRVEALRSLQPGNEWMKNMRVLLITDGCLDDVARLPQVEILKVGSAVTNAGLARADLRAVPGGVERLGLFLLPVSSSKEPVKTDITLTHVDSNRIVKVLPVTLNAGDNPPVTLTLDDAPSGRWTASIGLDDALAADNTVHLYVPPREPVPVGVLAEDAFFLQHVVAAFDRSDQMLTLAEDAKSARIFLARSKAPESASAIVFQPQGDSPFWSQVGEEILNPVPKVVAKDHPLLRYLDAETINFAGAHKLTSPVGAVVLVADEGGTPLIYLMRQGEQTVCVVNLDPLVAQFYLSAWFPVLVHNGTAHLTHREGAPPATVPTGGSLRVPGLAEGTTAKMKSPSGTERNFTGSDTGELLETGFYEISHAGGAWTAGCSLVSPEESQLQNDTLKDTAKPIASGQSPSYWLLVLGVLVVAGESVLYHRRKVG; this is encoded by the coding sequence TTGAGTCTCCTAGCTCCCGCATTCCTCTGGACTCTTGTGGCGCTCGCGCCACTCGCGGCGATCTATTTTCTCAAGGTAAGGCCGAGGAAGAAGCCGGTGACGGCCTACTTCCTGTGGCAGAAAATTTTCACGGAGAAGAAGGCATCGGCGTTGTTCAAGAGACTGCGGGATGTGCTTTCGCTTATCCTGATGGCATTGGCGTTTGCTGCGGTGGCATTTGCGCTAGCCGAGCCGGACTTTGCAGGAGACGAACGCAAGGACCTGCTCATCGTGGTGGATCACTCGGCCTCGATGTCAGCCAAGGAAGGGACGAGTACGCGACTTGAGCAGGCGAAGGCCAAGGCAAAAGCGCTCATCACAGGTCTCAACGGAACGCAGCGTGCGGCAGTGGCGACGTTTGCGAATGGCACGGAAATGCGGGCGCATCCCACGCGGCATCGCAAGTCCCTGCTGGATGCGGTGGATGCCATTGGGCCTACGGAATTGCCTTCACGAGTGGAGGCGCTGCGTTCGCTTCAGCCAGGAAACGAGTGGATGAAGAACATGCGCGTGCTGCTCATCACGGATGGATGCCTCGATGACGTGGCGCGCCTTCCGCAGGTGGAGATTCTCAAGGTCGGTAGCGCGGTGACGAATGCCGGTCTGGCACGTGCCGACCTGCGTGCGGTACCGGGAGGCGTAGAGCGGTTGGGACTGTTCCTGCTGCCCGTGTCCTCATCCAAGGAGCCGGTGAAGACCGACATCACGCTCACGCATGTGGACAGCAATCGCATCGTGAAGGTGCTGCCCGTGACGCTCAATGCCGGTGACAATCCTCCGGTGACGCTCACCCTGGATGATGCGCCGAGCGGACGCTGGACGGCATCGATTGGCTTGGACGATGCACTGGCCGCTGACAACACCGTGCACCTCTATGTGCCGCCGCGCGAACCTGTGCCCGTGGGCGTGCTGGCGGAGGATGCCTTCTTCCTGCAGCATGTGGTGGCTGCTTTTGATCGCAGTGATCAGATGCTTACCCTGGCCGAAGACGCGAAGAGTGCGCGCATCTTCCTCGCTCGCAGCAAGGCACCGGAGTCGGCAAGTGCCATCGTGTTCCAGCCCCAAGGCGACTCGCCTTTCTGGTCACAGGTGGGAGAAGAGATTCTCAATCCCGTGCCGAAGGTGGTGGCGAAGGATCATCCGCTGCTGCGTTATCTTGACGCAGAAACCATCAACTTCGCCGGCGCACACAAGCTCACCTCCCCTGTTGGTGCCGTGGTGCTGGTCGCAGATGAAGGTGGCACGCCGCTCATCTACCTCATGCGCCAGGGTGAACAGACCGTGTGCGTGGTGAATCTCGACCCTCTCGTGGCGCAGTTCTACCTCTCCGCGTGGTTCCCCGTGCTGGTGCACAATGGTACAGCGCACCTCACCCATCGCGAAGGTGCGCCTCCCGCCACGGTGCCCACGGGCGGCAGCTTGCGAGTTCCCGGTCTGGCGGAAGGGACGACTGCCAAAATGAAGTCTCCCTCCGGGACAGAGAGGAACTTCACCGGCTCTGACACAGGTGAACTGCTGGAGACTGGATTCTATGAAATCTCCCACGCTGGCGGTGCATGGACAGCAGGATGCTCCCTGGTCTCGCCGGAGGAGTCCCAATTACAAAATGATACACTCAAGGACACCGCGAAGCCCATTGCCAGCGGTCAGTCCCCTTCCTACTGGCTGCTCGTGCTGGGCGTGCTGGTGGTGGCAGGTGAGTCGGTCCTTTATCACCGGAGGAAGGTAGGCTAG
- a CDS encoding VWA domain-containing protein, with translation MDFTTLSPLLWLLVLIGVGAGFYHSLVDRPTGLRTASFALRVLGIALLVLALCQPFAGEKTDEAHVVFMVDVSQSVDLPATKQALNQVDAGIKALRKSDSYSLFAVADGLREKPLEEFRTMLDAWMKGVADDAFRAHSRLGDSMLAARLAFPAGKARRLVLFSDGVDTESGVDAALTQLKAEGVDVKFVPLKTLSQPEAVLLGMDTTSPFAFHGEVLRLTARAMANQPMNAKVRLLNKGVAVQEKSVALKPGEEAKVWFDTEMTTPGPSVWSTELVPEKDHFPINNQATATITVRGKPRVLMLHEDEKKMRAFTRSLKEQDFDVDLRGKRGLPESMEELLAFDAIILANLSATDMAPRQMNLLRSYVADFGGGLVMLGSENSFGLGGYYKTPVEEVLPLVSRFEKEKEKPSLAMVLVIDKSGSMEGVPIALARQAAKSAAELLGPQDQIAVIGFDSDAQVICEMTPASQQGTIQASIDSLAAGGGTYMYPGMVMGKEMLERTTAKVKHMICLTDGQTNEADHLGLTQQLVDAGVTVSTVGLGDGAARELLQQIAEAGRGRYYESNDPASLPQIFTKETTQASKSAVQEGLFQPIEITEHPMLAGYSADNLPVALGYVMTEAKPAAQVLLAAEHGDPLLAVGRFGLGIGLAYTSDLTEIWGGEWLAWDGCGRFWAQVLRGALRKTDVEGLEARGTTRDGEWILDIERRGPDNAPVSLINWTSQVLDENGNTQDVKIRETGLGRYEARVPIGNRKHLSLRLHDKDHDKLEVKHYHAPYPAEYRLQSKAPEALLALTGYSPEQIVAGLKPAEQLKPIGHWFAWTALLSLLLGVMLRRV, from the coding sequence ATGGACTTCACCACCCTCTCTCCCCTTCTCTGGCTGCTCGTGCTTATCGGCGTGGGCGCGGGATTCTACCACTCCCTCGTGGATCGTCCCACCGGGCTGCGCACGGCGTCGTTCGCCCTGCGTGTGCTCGGCATCGCCCTGCTGGTGCTCGCGCTCTGCCAGCCCTTCGCCGGGGAAAAGACCGACGAAGCGCACGTCGTCTTCATGGTGGACGTTTCGCAGTCCGTGGATCTGCCTGCGACAAAGCAAGCGCTCAACCAGGTGGATGCCGGCATCAAGGCCTTGCGCAAGAGCGACAGCTATTCCCTCTTCGCCGTGGCGGATGGTCTGCGGGAGAAACCATTGGAGGAGTTCCGCACCATGCTGGACGCATGGATGAAGGGCGTGGCGGATGATGCCTTCCGCGCGCACTCTCGTCTCGGCGACTCCATGCTCGCCGCGCGCCTCGCGTTCCCCGCAGGAAAGGCGCGTCGCCTGGTGCTCTTCAGTGACGGCGTGGATACAGAAAGCGGTGTGGATGCCGCACTCACGCAGCTCAAGGCTGAGGGCGTGGATGTGAAGTTTGTTCCTCTCAAAACCCTGAGCCAGCCAGAGGCGGTGCTACTGGGCATGGACACCACCTCGCCCTTCGCCTTCCACGGCGAGGTTCTGCGACTCACCGCGCGTGCCATGGCAAACCAGCCCATGAATGCCAAAGTGCGCCTGCTGAACAAGGGCGTAGCCGTGCAGGAGAAATCCGTGGCGCTCAAGCCGGGTGAAGAGGCAAAGGTGTGGTTCGACACGGAGATGACCACGCCGGGTCCGAGCGTCTGGAGCACTGAGTTGGTACCAGAGAAGGACCACTTCCCCATCAACAACCAAGCGACTGCCACCATCACCGTGCGCGGCAAGCCGCGTGTGCTCATGCTGCACGAGGATGAGAAGAAGATGCGCGCCTTCACCCGCTCGCTCAAGGAGCAGGACTTCGATGTGGATCTGCGTGGCAAGCGTGGCCTGCCCGAGAGCATGGAGGAGTTGCTCGCGTTCGACGCCATCATCCTCGCGAACCTCTCCGCGACGGACATGGCTCCGCGCCAGATGAACCTCCTGCGCAGTTATGTGGCAGACTTCGGCGGTGGCCTGGTAATGCTGGGCAGTGAGAACAGCTTCGGTCTTGGTGGCTACTACAAGACACCGGTGGAGGAAGTGCTGCCCCTCGTATCCCGCTTCGAGAAGGAAAAGGAGAAACCCTCGCTCGCCATGGTGCTGGTGATCGACAAGTCGGGCTCCATGGAGGGCGTGCCCATTGCCCTCGCGCGCCAGGCCGCGAAGAGCGCCGCGGAATTGCTGGGTCCCCAGGACCAGATTGCCGTCATTGGTTTCGACAGCGATGCGCAGGTCATCTGCGAAATGACACCAGCCTCACAGCAGGGCACCATTCAGGCATCCATTGATTCGCTCGCGGCAGGCGGCGGCACGTACATGTATCCCGGCATGGTCATGGGCAAGGAGATGCTGGAGCGCACCACCGCCAAGGTGAAGCACATGATCTGCCTCACAGACGGCCAGACGAATGAGGCCGACCATCTCGGCCTCACCCAGCAGCTCGTGGATGCCGGTGTCACCGTTTCCACCGTGGGCCTGGGCGATGGCGCTGCGCGTGAACTGCTGCAGCAGATTGCCGAAGCGGGACGCGGTCGTTATTACGAGAGCAACGACCCTGCCTCACTGCCGCAGATTTTCACCAAAGAAACCACACAGGCCTCCAAGTCCGCCGTGCAGGAGGGTTTGTTCCAGCCGATTGAAATCACGGAGCATCCCATGCTTGCGGGCTATTCCGCGGATAATCTGCCCGTGGCCCTTGGCTACGTGATGACTGAGGCAAAGCCTGCCGCTCAGGTGTTGCTCGCCGCGGAGCACGGTGACCCGCTGCTGGCGGTGGGACGATTCGGCCTGGGCATCGGGCTGGCCTACACCTCGGACCTCACCGAAATCTGGGGGGGTGAGTGGCTCGCGTGGGATGGCTGCGGACGCTTCTGGGCACAAGTGCTGCGTGGTGCCTTGCGCAAGACGGATGTGGAAGGGCTCGAAGCACGCGGCACCACACGCGATGGCGAATGGATTCTCGACATCGAACGTCGTGGCCCGGACAACGCTCCCGTGAGTCTCATCAACTGGACCTCACAAGTGCTCGATGAAAATGGCAACACCCAGGACGTGAAGATCCGCGAGACCGGTCTCGGCCGTTATGAAGCCCGCGTGCCGATTGGAAATCGCAAGCACCTGAGCCTGCGTCTGCATGACAAGGACCACGACAAGCTGGAGGTGAAACACTACCACGCGCCCTACCCTGCAGAGTATCGCTTGCAGTCAAAAGCGCCTGAAGCCCTCCTCGCCCTCACCGGCTACAGCCCCGAGCAGATTGTTGCCGGACTGAAGCCAGCTGAACAACTCAAGCCCATCGGCCACTGGTTCGCATGGACCGCGCTCTTGAGCTTGTTGCTGGGCGTGATGCTCAGGAGAGTGTGA
- a CDS encoding metallophosphoesterase, whose protein sequence is MKHWLSRRRFLGQSAATLAAGWASTATAEELDGEFESGSIDLSPGQRVKETGPRVVRVSVELPHLPPAMDGFRIAQISDLHLEPYTTPRQIARVVKLCNSLQPDLVAMTGDFVTYNARPAVQLAEILSELKATYGVYASLGNHDFQSGHEHVVYALEQQKIPVLRNVCRTIHTDKGDLHLAGMDSRYVSSPNLRSTLESWRENQPLVMMMHEPDVADDLADAKLHALQLSGHTHGGQLVFMGMQPSIHRRAKWGKKYLAGAYNVGTVRLYVNRGIGTVGVPLRVQCPPEVTEITLRSPELRREMRV, encoded by the coding sequence TTGAAGCATTGGCTTTCGCGCCGCCGTTTTCTCGGCCAGTCCGCTGCCACGCTTGCAGCAGGTTGGGCCTCCACTGCCACCGCTGAGGAACTCGATGGCGAATTCGAGTCCGGCAGCATCGACCTCAGTCCTGGTCAGCGAGTGAAGGAAACTGGCCCGCGCGTGGTGCGCGTGTCGGTGGAATTGCCCCACCTTCCTCCAGCGATGGATGGATTCCGCATCGCTCAAATCAGCGACCTCCATTTGGAGCCCTACACCACCCCCCGGCAGATAGCGCGCGTGGTGAAGCTCTGCAATTCCCTGCAGCCTGACCTCGTCGCCATGACGGGTGACTTCGTCACGTACAATGCGCGCCCTGCAGTGCAGCTTGCAGAGATACTCTCCGAGTTGAAGGCGACATACGGTGTTTATGCATCCCTGGGAAACCACGATTTCCAGTCCGGGCATGAGCATGTGGTATACGCCCTGGAGCAGCAGAAGATTCCAGTGCTGCGCAATGTATGCCGCACCATCCACACCGATAAAGGTGACCTGCATCTTGCCGGCATGGATTCACGCTACGTTTCCAGCCCGAACCTCCGCTCCACCCTGGAGTCGTGGAGGGAAAACCAGCCGCTTGTCATGATGATGCACGAGCCGGATGTGGCGGATGATCTGGCCGATGCCAAACTCCACGCGCTGCAACTCTCCGGCCACACGCATGGCGGTCAGCTTGTCTTCATGGGCATGCAACCTTCCATCCATCGTCGCGCGAAGTGGGGCAAGAAGTACCTCGCTGGAGCCTACAACGTGGGCACCGTGCGCCTGTATGTGAACCGCGGCATCGGCACCGTGGGCGTTCCCCTTCGCGTGCAGTGTCCACCGGAAGTGACGGAGATCACATTGCGCAGCCCTGAGCTGAGGCGTGAGATGCGGGTGTGA
- a CDS encoding YgaP-like transmembrane domain, whose product MSAMIASMMNKPSSSAKRVERNTDEEINARIERETLISLSLASREGPTGIDRRLKELDHEWDMERVLEANASTMVLLTLTLGLTASRKFLGLTLLVGGFLLQHAIQGWCPPIPVLRRLGVRTAHEIEIERTALRILRGDFATTENAQVAHRQAKW is encoded by the coding sequence ATGTCTGCCATGATTGCATCGATGATGAATAAACCTTCTTCCTCCGCGAAGCGCGTGGAGCGGAACACGGATGAAGAGATCAATGCCCGCATCGAGAGGGAAACGCTCATCAGCCTTTCACTTGCCAGCCGCGAAGGGCCCACCGGCATCGACCGCCGTCTCAAGGAACTGGATCACGAGTGGGACATGGAGCGTGTGCTGGAGGCCAATGCTTCCACGATGGTGCTGCTGACTCTGACGCTGGGCCTGACCGCGAGCCGGAAGTTTCTGGGTCTGACGCTGCTCGTGGGCGGCTTCCTGCTGCAGCATGCGATTCAAGGCTGGTGCCCACCCATTCCGGTGCTGCGCCGTCTTGGTGTACGCACCGCACACGAGATCGAGATCGAGCGCACGGCACTGAGAATCCTGCGAGGTGACTTTGCCACGACGGAGAATGCGCAGGTGGCGCATCGGCAGGCAAAGTGGTGA
- a CDS encoding bifunctional riboflavin kinase/FAD synthetase translates to MHHLTSIHDLAHLPGPLALAIGVFDGVHLGHQEVIRAAMDYTEKHGSTAVVMTFDPHPLKVLRPEAAPRLLCSTPHKLRILADLGITHTLVCPFDEDFAKLDAQQFIEALCGACKPLGFISVGYTWSFGKGRGGNIHHLMELGQLHGFGVYGVPEVKVEGTVVSSTLVREAVRGGDFERARQLLGRDYTVMGEVVHGRHLGNQIGFPTANVAMENEELPPNGVYAVTVRWLSGGGICPPEGRLPGVANLGVRPTVESAGERSLEVHLLDFTGDCYGAQFEVAFIEKLRDEQKFAGLEELKAQIARDVEAGRTVLADV, encoded by the coding sequence GTGCATCACCTCACCTCCATCCACGATCTCGCTCATCTTCCCGGTCCCCTCGCGCTCGCCATCGGGGTTTTCGATGGTGTGCACCTCGGGCACCAGGAGGTGATTCGCGCGGCGATGGACTACACGGAGAAGCACGGTAGCACGGCGGTCGTGATGACCTTTGACCCGCACCCACTCAAGGTTCTGCGTCCCGAGGCGGCGCCGCGGCTCCTGTGCAGCACGCCGCACAAGCTGCGCATCCTCGCGGATCTCGGCATCACGCACACACTGGTATGCCCCTTTGACGAGGACTTCGCGAAGCTCGATGCCCAGCAGTTCATCGAGGCGCTGTGTGGTGCCTGCAAGCCCCTTGGCTTCATCTCGGTGGGGTACACCTGGAGCTTTGGCAAGGGCAGGGGAGGGAACATCCATCACCTCATGGAACTGGGGCAGCTTCACGGCTTCGGCGTGTATGGCGTGCCTGAAGTGAAAGTGGAGGGCACCGTGGTCAGCAGCACGCTGGTGCGTGAGGCAGTGCGCGGCGGCGACTTCGAACGAGCCCGCCAACTCCTCGGTCGCGACTATACCGTGATGGGCGAAGTGGTGCATGGGCGGCACCTTGGGAATCAAATCGGCTTTCCCACGGCGAACGTGGCCATGGAGAATGAAGAACTGCCTCCCAATGGTGTGTATGCGGTGACCGTGCGCTGGCTCAGTGGTGGTGGCATCTGCCCACCCGAGGGAAGGCTCCCCGGCGTCGCGAATCTCGGTGTGCGCCCCACCGTGGAATCCGCAGGCGAGCGTTCACTGGAGGTGCATTTGCTGGACTTCACCGGCGACTGCTACGGAGCCCAGTTCGAAGTGGCCTTCATCGAAAAACTTCGTGATGAGCAGAAATTCGCCGGGCTGGAGGAACTGAAGGCGCAAATCGCGAGGGATGTGGAGGCGGGCAGAACTGTGCTGGCGGACGTGTAG
- the truB gene encoding tRNA pseudouridine(55) synthase TruB — translation MTSHDVVAVARRCLNTRKIGHCGTLDPMATGMLILVIGSATRIQDLLMSEDKEYLGTATLGLTTSTQDKEGEPVETKEVPADLTEEQVRAALSEQMGDFYQTPPMVSAIKKDGVPLYKLARKGQEVEREPRLVHVFNYEISRFASPEIDFKVTCSKGFYVRTYAHDLGQRLGCGAHLSALRRTRSGHFTFVPGKFTTFDALKEGRREEVINSMYSLYDVSKLRGV, via the coding sequence ATGACCTCCCACGATGTGGTGGCGGTCGCACGCCGTTGCCTCAACACGCGCAAGATTGGCCACTGCGGCACTCTCGACCCCATGGCCACCGGCATGCTCATCCTCGTGATTGGCAGCGCCACCCGCATCCAGGACCTTCTCATGAGCGAGGACAAGGAGTACCTCGGCACCGCCACGCTGGGGCTCACCACCAGCACGCAGGACAAGGAAGGCGAACCCGTGGAGACGAAGGAAGTGCCTGCAGACCTCACCGAGGAACAGGTCCGCGCCGCGCTCAGTGAGCAGATGGGCGACTTCTACCAGACGCCGCCCATGGTCAGCGCCATCAAGAAGGACGGCGTGCCCCTCTACAAGCTCGCGCGCAAAGGCCAGGAAGTGGAGCGCGAACCGCGTCTCGTGCATGTGTTCAACTACGAGATCAGCCGCTTCGCCTCGCCGGAGATTGATTTCAAGGTGACGTGCAGCAAGGGCTTCTACGTCCGCACCTATGCGCATGACCTCGGCCAGCGCCTCGGCTGCGGCGCCCATCTTAGCGCCCTCCGCCGCACCCGCTCCGGCCACTTCACCTTCGTCCCCGGCAAGTTCACCACCTTCGACGCCCTGAAAGAAGGCCGCCGCGAGGAAGTCATCAACAGCATGTACTCGCTGTATGATGTATCGAAGCTACGTGGCGTGTGA
- a CDS encoding bifunctional oligoribonuclease/PAP phosphatase NrnA gives MSDTLSQIATTLRDANTIAVASHVRPDGDSIGSIVALGRSLALAGKTVHIISEDEVPGNLTFLPGTELIQRADGQALNIDVAVALDTATKPRLGDRVNASMGSAPMLVNIDHHGTNPNYGHLNFIDITYPATGEIVYELLSHHGFPLDDGIRQNLFAAISTDTGSFQYDNTSPRTHRIVAEMMEQGLDTAELARRLYQSHPLRRTLLLKALLNEMKLTCDGRIASWALTMDTQKAVQMEPGDTEGLIDSLRTIEGVIAAVIFEDMTDGKVRISARSKDPRLDVSKVCAEFGGGGHRMASGARMPGPIHTAEARFLDSLQNEIKRLS, from the coding sequence ATGTCAGACACACTCTCACAGATTGCTACGACGCTCCGCGACGCGAATACCATCGCAGTCGCTTCCCACGTGCGGCCGGACGGGGACTCCATTGGCTCCATCGTCGCGCTTGGGCGCAGCCTGGCACTCGCAGGGAAGACGGTGCACATCATCAGTGAAGATGAGGTGCCGGGGAATCTGACGTTTCTGCCGGGTACGGAACTCATCCAGCGTGCAGATGGCCAGGCTCTGAACATTGATGTGGCCGTGGCCCTCGACACCGCCACCAAACCCCGCCTCGGAGACCGTGTAAACGCCTCCATGGGTAGCGCGCCGATGCTGGTGAACATTGACCACCACGGCACGAATCCGAACTACGGGCATCTCAATTTCATCGACATCACCTATCCCGCCACCGGTGAGATAGTGTATGAACTTCTCTCACACCATGGGTTCCCCCTGGACGATGGCATCCGGCAGAATCTCTTCGCCGCCATCAGCACGGACACCGGTTCCTTCCAGTATGACAATACCTCCCCGCGCACGCATCGCATCGTGGCGGAAATGATGGAGCAGGGGCTGGACACCGCTGAACTCGCCCGCAGACTCTACCAGAGCCATCCCCTGCGCCGCACCCTGCTGCTGAAGGCGCTGCTCAATGAGATGAAACTCACGTGTGACGGCCGCATCGCCAGCTGGGCGCTCACCATGGACACGCAGAAGGCCGTGCAGATGGAGCCCGGCGATACGGAGGGTCTCATTGATTCCCTGCGCACCATCGAAGGCGTCATCGCCGCCGTGATTTTCGAAGACATGACCGACGGCAAGGTCCGCATCAGCGCCCGCAGCAAGGACCCCCGTCTCGACGTTTCCAAAGTATGTGCTGAATTTGGCGGAGGCGGCCACCGGATGGCCTCCGGCGCCCGCATGCCCGGCCCCATCCACACGGCCGAGGCACGCTTTCTCGATTCCCTGCAAAATGAAATCAAACGACTCAGTTAA
- the rbfA gene encoding 30S ribosome-binding factor RbfA, which yields MNHRLKRVTELIKRELGPILDRNLTFKGCFVTIHDVEITTDLKHATIHVSILGDSMSHEDIIKKLHGSRSIISRELYKRVTLKNSPQLHFKATDSIERGVRVLNLIENLPEPLPDEEPETEGEGDGEDEESKEDGKR from the coding sequence ATGAACCACCGCCTCAAGCGCGTCACCGAACTCATCAAGCGTGAGCTCGGCCCCATCCTGGACCGCAACCTCACCTTCAAGGGCTGCTTCGTTACCATTCACGACGTGGAAATCACCACAGATCTGAAGCACGCGACAATTCACGTGAGCATCTTGGGCGATTCCATGTCGCATGAGGACATCATCAAGAAGCTCCACGGCAGCCGCTCCATCATCTCGCGCGAACTGTACAAGCGCGTGACGTTGAAAAACTCGCCCCAGCTCCATTTCAAGGCGACGGACTCCATCGAGCGCGGCGTTCGCGTGCTGAACCTCATCGAGAATCTCCCCGAGCCGTTGCCGGATGAAGAGCCGGAGACGGAAGGTGAGGGGGATGGTGAAGATGAAGAGTCAAAGGAGGATGGAAAGCGGTAG